The following coding sequences lie in one Eschrichtius robustus isolate mEscRob2 chromosome 17, mEscRob2.pri, whole genome shotgun sequence genomic window:
- the PENK gene encoding proenkephalin-A yields the protein MARFLRLCTWLLALGPGLLATVRAECSQDCATCIYRLARPTDLNRLACTLECEGKLPSLKTWETCKELLQLSKLELPPDGSSALGKQEEHRLLAKKYGGFMKRYGGFMKKMDELYPLEPEEEANGGEILGKRYGGFMKKDAEEDDAIGNPSDLLKELVGAGDQREGAPHQEGSDDADVSKRYGGFMRGLKRSPQLEDEAKELQKRYGGFMRRVGRPEWWMGYQKRYGGFLKRFADSLPSDEEGESYSKEVPEMEKRYGGFMRF from the exons ATGGCGCGGTTCCTGAGACTCTGCACTTGGCTGCTGGCGCTCGGCCCCGGGCTCCTGGCGACCGTGCGGGCGGAATGCAGCCAGGACTGCGCGACGTGCATCTACCGCCTGGCGCGCCCGACCGATCTCAACCGGCTG GCTTGCACACTGGAATGTGAGGGGAAACTGCCTTCTCTCAAGACCTGGGAAACCTGCAAGGAGCTTCTGCAGCTGTCCAAGCTGGAGCTCCCTCCAGACGGCAGCAGTGCCCTCGGCAAACAGGAGGAGCACCGCTTGCTCGCCAAGAAGTACGGGGGCTTCATGAAGAGGTACGGAGGCTTCATGAAGAAGATGGATGAGCTGTATCCCCTGGAACCGGAGGAAGAGGCAAATGGAGGGGAAATCCTTGGCAAGAGATACGGGGGCTTCATGAAGAAGGATGCGGAGGAAGACGACGCCATAGGCAATCCGTCCGACCTGCTGAAGGAGCTGGTGGGAGCGGGGGACCAGCGAGAAGGGGCTCCCCACCAGGAGGGCAGTGATGACGCAGACGTGAGCAAGAGATACGGGGGCTTCATGCGAGGCTTAAAGAGAAGCCCCCAACTGGAAGACGAAGCCAAGGAGCTGCAGAAGCGGTACGGCGGCTTCATGAGAAGAGTGGGTCGCCCCGAGTGGTGGATGGGCTACCAGAAAAGGTACGGCGGCTTCCTCAAGCGCTTTGCAGATTCCCTGCCCTCCGACGAAGAAGGTGAAAGTTACTCAAAGGAAGTTCccgaaatggagaaaagatatgGAGGATTTATGAGATTTTAA